Proteins from one Triticum aestivum cultivar Chinese Spring chromosome 7A, IWGSC CS RefSeq v2.1, whole genome shotgun sequence genomic window:
- the LOC123151443 gene encoding histone H1 has translation MATVMEEAGAVVMGGTGEEEVVAAPEKVEEVKEAGAGGVDVEVAGGEAKKAEEEQGEQGKGTEKKPRRRKPRSAGPHHPPYFEMIKEAIMAAGDGKAGASAYAIAIAKRVGERHGEALPGNYRKVLATQLRGFAAKGRLVQVKASFRLAPAEEKKALQAATPKSKKRTTTAKKTASKNVAPAPARAKRAKKANKASA, from the exons ATGGCGACCGTGATGGAGGAGGCTGGGGCGGTGGTGATGGGCGGAACCGGTGAGGAGGAGGTTGTTGCTGCGCCGGAGAAGGTGGAGGAGGTGAAGGAGGCGGGTGCGGGCGGGGTGGACGTGGAGGTCGCCGGCGGGGAGGCGAAGAAGGCGGAGGAGGAGCAAGGGGAGCAGGGCAAGGGGACggagaagaagccgaggagaaggaAGCCCCGGTCGGCGGGGCCGCACCACCCGCCCTACTTCGAG ATGATCAAGGAGGCGATCATGGCGGCGGGCGACGGCAAGGCGGGGGCGAGCGCGTACGCGATCGCGATCGCGAAGCGCGTCGGGGAGCGGCACGGCGAGGCGCTCCCGGGCAACTACCGCAAGGTGCTGGCCACGCAGCTCCGGGGCTTCGCCGCCAAGGGCCGGCTCGTCCAGGTCAAGGCCTCCTTCCGGCTCGCCCCCGCCGAGGAGAAGAAGGCCCTGCAGGCGGCGACGCCCAAGTCCAAGAAGAGGACGACCACGGCCAAGAAGACCGCGTCGAAGAATGTGGCCCCGGCGCCGGCGCGCGCGAAGAGGGCGAAGAAGGCCAACAAGGCCAGCGCCTGA